The DNA window ggtcgaccgggttttgccaGGTCAATTCCCTAACGGGTCTTTtcatcaacccggcccggttccggCACCGGGTCAGCCGgatcccgggtcgacccgccgagccgggccgggttttaaaacactggttattatactattattaaattaaaaactaaggaaaaaaataataatatttaattttttttaaaatatataagtttaagAATAATACATTTTACATTTTATAGTCTTATTTactatcaattaaatataatataataaaaagataatcacTCTCTTTTATACACTATTATCAAACACAATCATGTCTCTCTtcaactttctcttttttttttaattattatttccatCTTTTTAATTCAGGGCATTAACCAAAAGCCATCTAAATGAGTGCCTTGATATCGTTGACTACATTCTGTGCATCCGCGCTAGCTCCATACAAACCTCTCCTTGATAATCCAATGCAATACAAACCGTCCTTCCCCTTCCAATGGTTAGGGTAACCTGGCTTTGGAATCCCATCTTCATTCAAAAGGTAATCATCCCCCTGGTCAAAACAACTATAATTGGTCAAAGCGCGTAAACACATGCAGTATTTCCATCTCTTTATGCTGACTGATTCATAAATAGTGAGGTAACTTTCTGCTGGTTTAATAAAGCTACCCACCTTGAGCCACTTATTAGTTGATCTCTCGAAGCCAGTACAAAAAACAATGGTGTCAAAGGGGTGTGACTTGCCATTTTCAAATACCACCTCATTGCCTCTTATGCTTTCTAGTGCGGGCAAGACCTGGGCACACAAAAGCCAAAATTCACGAGCTTAGCATCATCATAATCATCTGTCGGCATACACGCAAGCACAAACACAGTCAATTATTAGCCGAATGGAACTTTCTGGCAATACAACATGGTTTTGCAGAGAACTTTACTAGACAAATGAAGTAATTTCCAAGTTAAATGTGTCCAAGGTGATCCATACGCATTATATAAACTCTTATGATTTAGGTGAACAAGACGACAAATCTTTAAAtagcatgatgatgatgatagttgTTGTCGTCCATTCATGGAACCAACTGTTGTCAACAGCTGTATAAATTTGAGATCTCATTACTTTTGTGTGCAAAAAGAGGAGTTGAGCACGACAGCACGTCATTGACACCAAATTAGTAGCAAATTGATTGCTGATAACTAAGTTAGAAGCTACCAAAATGATTACTGAACCcatcatgtgtgtgtgtgggacTCATGGTAAACCGGATTAATGTAAGAATTTCTCCGTTGtgagccatttttttttttttttgggtatatTTAAGGACTTGCTAGCTAATTAAGCCGAAAAGAAATCCATTACTTGCTCTCTCTAATTCATACATGTATAACATACCTGGATCTCTCCGGACTTGATTTTGTTGCAGGTACCGACATCGAAAACTGGATACTTCCCGTAAGCAACTTTCATGAAAAACGGCCCCTCTTTTGGTCTCTTTATCCCATGCTTGCTTAAGTCTCCATAAACAAGTTTGCTAAGCATCACCATAACTTTGTCCACCATGCCACATGAAAAATACTTCAACATATTCAATCCCAAGTATACCATCTCCCTCGATAGAATGTGAATCTGCAAGCATGAACATGGGTCCAATCATATACAATTCATTAATCTACACATACTAGTTAGTTATCATAATTTGAGATCAAACCATTttctgaaagaagaaaaaaaaaacagagtattagaaacatttaataatttatactcgaaataaacaaattaaagattgaTCGAGCCAAATGCTAAGTTACCGGACTACGGATGGCGATTGATGTTCTTGCACCATGGTTTGCGAGGTCTAATGCAATTTCCATGCCAGAATTACCAGACCCAACAACCAAAACATTCTTATCACAGTAAGTCTTTCCATTTTTGAATTCAGTAGAGTGAAGAACCTCTCCAGTGAAAGTGTTCAATCCTTCGAACTCTGGTATAAAAGGATTGCTCGTTTCTCCACTAGCCACCACCAAAAACCTCGCAGAGTATTCCTCAATCTCCCCAGAACTCACATTTCTAGCCTTAACATTCCATTTCTTGGCTTCTTCATCGAAACTCGCAAACTCAACACTTCTCTGGTACATGGGACTGATCTTGAAGTGGGAAACATAGTCATCTAAGTATTGTAAGAACTGATCTTTTGGGACATACGTGGGGTATGAGTCAGGAAATGACATGCGAGGTAGCTCGCAGAACTGTTTTCTCAAGTGAAGGCGTAGACGATCATACGAGTATTTTTTCCAAAGAGAAGCATAGCAATCTTCTCTTTCAAGGAGTATGTGAGGGATTGAATGCTGGTTTAGGCAGGCAGAGGTGGCTAAGCCAGAGGGACCAGCTCCAACTATGATTGCAACTGGGTCTTGCATCTTTTCGGGGAATGAGTGCGCCCTCTTTCGATCTCGTTTCCTTTGATTTTCGTTCTCGAGAAACGATAGAACAAGACAAGGTTGTTGGATAAGGAGTATGGAAGAAAGCACAGAGATCGAGTGGCTTTATATGAACAcagattaaattttctttgaataGCACTCTCAAAAATGGAAAAGTAGCACAAAATAAGGAAATAACACAGCCACATAAATTAATGCAATTTAATACGTTATTGAGCATTATATacaagttttttagtttaacttaaGATTTTAAGTAAAACTTGTCCTCTACCAAccaaaacaacataattttgatgatttaattaaaaattaaaaaattgtatattaaaaaaaaaggttgcgTTGTTATCAATAATATAATCCAATGTTATCtgctattttcttaaaaaaaaaattgaactatgctagtttccattttattttattttttgaaaaatgctGTTTTTCAGAAAACACTCCAAAAATTACTACAACTatcagattattattttttaagtttttgagataactaaaaattaatcagTCCTCAACTGCAGTTTCTAATAAATCAGTCCCCAACTTTTAAAATCATCCCCAAGCTTTCTATAGTTTAACATATTCATCCATTTGTCAGTTTACATTACCATAAATTTAGAAGAACTAGCTAGTTACAAAACTTGGAGTAAACTTGAATTTataaacatcaattttataattaaattattttctaacattatatttcaaatatatgaCCAAAAGAAAGCATATATAagctgaaattttttattatgtagaaAAAAGGAGAGAATTTCGTTGATTGATTGATGCATGATATTGTTCGTCTAGTAATGATTTAGATAGTACAAAACACATCACTggataaaattagtttttttgtgttttattaagCTCCTCTACTTAAAACATTTGGAAAATTTCATGTATATTcagtatatatgtatataaatagtgttttttgtttcttcaattttattataaattttaacaattattCAGATTGCTTTTGAAAGGATTAAGTCGACTGGATCACATCAAGATAATTCTCACAcagtataattttaaaatcatgttagacaagaaatttggttaaaatgttttttttcctattaatttcataatttgtttccttgtattttttttaccactcaAGTGTGGGCTGTCTTTGGACCAACCAAGTTGATTAGGTTATATTATGGTAACTTacacacgatttaattttaaacctaagCTAAACAAGAAGTTGGGTTGGGAAGGTTTTTCTgtcaattttatccttagatttttttatcggTCAACCGAGTTATTTTTGTAACAATCAAGTCGATTGAATCACGTCATAACAACTTCCacacacgatttaattttaaatacaggTTAGATAAGGAGTCACATTATAAGattttaaagttgatttgcttagtttgattaataataaatactaaataattttctaaaacttgaatatttttttttatgttaattgtttttcaatccgTACTACAGTTTGTCCAAagatttgaacttaaaaaaatgataaaagagcTGACCTCCTTAGTCACTGTACAGATTTCTTGATAATATCCTTGATCGAATTGATATTGCACAGATTTAAAATTATCCTGCATTCCCTTCATAATAAccaaacatgataaaatatagTTGTTTCGCAAGGGCGGGCCGGCGGCTTCCTAATCAGTCGATTGTTGAAACAGTTTTGGAATAGTTCCAAGAAAGTAGCAAAATCTTCAGCAATTAGcgcaagaaaaaaagattaggaAATAACTCATCAAGCATTAGGTATTCTCTTGACCTAGAAAATCAACCCATCAAAtgtaatccaaaaataaataaataaataagaaagcCACTCACGTTGAAAAGGCAAGCTTCGTCTAGGTTTGGATTTCTAAAACCCATACATGGAATGAAGAAAAATCTCAATCGCCCACCATATCAAGCAAAACATTCTTCATCAATTAAAACTAGGAGAAGTTTATATAACAAGCATTAAACCATGGTTTAGgtctacaaaattaaatttccaGATGCATATATGTCGACATAAGTAGCCACTTACTCGAGTTAGGCCACCTTTAACACAACAAAGATTTCTGAACACCAGTATAAGGAAATGAAAAGTCACCATCACTTTTCCAACACCTAGTTTTATACTAAACTAAGATATAAATTcgttattattttgatattttattacatcatataaatttattattgtttttatagattTGGATTCATTAAAATCGATTTGGTCCAATGGCATGTTTTTGATAGTTATACTaccagaaaattatcaaataaagaCGGAAATAATACGTTACTAAATTATAGTgatatttaccgacggaatatgatGTCATTATTTCTCTTGGTATACCGATGAAAATATTTCATTGGTGAATATTGAGGAAATTACAATTGAAAAttaatgaatgaaaaacaaaaaaaaaatacaaataaaaatattgatggaaataATATTGTTGGTATATTATAGTGACATTTACCGACAGAAAATGATGTTACTATTTGTCTCGGtttaccgatgaaaatattcTATTGGTGAATACTGAGGAAATTACAGTTGGAagttaaagaatgaaaaacaaaaaaatatatagaaaagtGACGTGTCATTATTACATATGGAATTACCAATGAAATATGTCAATAGCTAATTCCAtcagtaatatttaaattataatataacaGACAacccctctcctctctctctcatt is part of the Populus trichocarpa isolate Nisqually-1 chromosome 2, P.trichocarpa_v4.1, whole genome shotgun sequence genome and encodes:
- the LOC18111290 gene encoding probable indole-3-pyruvate monooxygenase YUCCA10, with the translated sequence MQDPVAIIVGAGPSGLATSACLNQHSIPHILLEREDCYASLWKKYSYDRLRLHLRKQFCELPRMSFPDSYPTYVPKDQFLQYLDDYVSHFKISPMYQRSVEFASFDEEAKKWNVKARNVSSGEIEEYSARFLVVASGETSNPFIPEFEGLNTFTGEVLHSTEFKNGKTYCDKNVLVVGSGNSGMEIALDLANHGARTSIAIRSPIHILSREMVYLGLNMLKYFSCGMVDKVMVMLSKLVYGDLSKHGIKRPKEGPFFMKVAYGKYPVFDVGTCNKIKSGEIQVLPALESIRGNEVVFENGKSHPFDTIVFCTGFERSTNKWLKGDDYLLNEDGIPKPGYPNHWKGKDGLYCIGLSRRGLYGASADAQNVVNDIKALI